From a single Solanum dulcamara chromosome 4, daSolDulc1.2, whole genome shotgun sequence genomic region:
- the LOC129884732 gene encoding acidic endochitinase-like: MELQSNRSLALFSMVILVLAASCDAGGIAIYWGQNGGEGTLAETCATRNYDFVNIAFLPTFGNGQQPMIDLSGHCNPNVGECTKLSTDIKSCQAKGIKVMLSIGGGAGSYYLASADDARQVSTYLWNNFLGGQSTTRPLGDAVLDGIDFDIEGGTNLYWDVLAKSLSAYSSMGKKIYLTAAPQCPFPDAWIGNALKTGLFDYVWVQFYNNPPCQYSSSDISNLEAAWEQWTADIPAKKIFLGLPAAPAAAGSGFIPADDLTSQVLPSIKNSSKYGGVMLWSKYYDDQTNYSSSIKSDV, encoded by the coding sequence ATGGAACTCCAATCCAATAGATCACTTGCATTATTCTCTATGGTAATTCTAGTACTAGCAGCTTCTTGTGATGCTGGTGGAATAGCTATTTACTGGGGTCAGAATGGAGGTGAAGGAACTTTGGCGGAAACCTGTGCCACGAGGAACTATGATTTTGTGAATATAGCTTTTTTGCCAACGTTTGGAAATGGTCAACAACCAATGATAGATCTATCTGGTCATTGTAATCCAAATGTTGGTGAGTGTACCAAATTAAGCACAGATATAAAATCCTGCCAAGCGAAAGGTATTAAAGTCATGCTGTCAATTGGAGGCGGTGCTGGGAGCTACTATCTTGCTTCTGCTGATGATGCTAGGCAAGTTTCCACTTATCTTTGGAACAACTTCTTGGGGGGACAATCGACAACACGTCCACTTGGTGATGCTGTTTTAGATGGAATAGACTTTGATATTGAAGGAGGAACAAATCTGTACTGGGATGTTCTTGCCAAGTCTCTTTCTGCATATAGCAGTATGGGAAAGAAAATTTACTTAACAGCAGCACCTCAGTGTCCATTCCCTGATGCTTGGATTGGAAACGCCTTAAAAACAGGCCTTTTCGACTATGTTTGGGTTCAATTCTATAACAACCCTCCTTGTCAATACAGTTCTAGTGATATTAGCAATCTTGAAGCTGCATGGGAACAATGGACAGCAGATATCCCTGCCAAAAAGATTTTCCTTGGATTGCCAGCAGCTCCAGCAGCTGCGGGAAGCGGATTCATCCCTGCTGATGACCTCACTTCTCAGGTTCTTCCATCAATAAAGAACTCTTCCAAGTATGGTGGTGTGATGCTGTGGTCAAAATACTATGATGATCAGACCAATTATAGTTCTTCAATCAAGAGTGATGTCTGA
- the LOC129886507 gene encoding protein ABIL1 isoform X1 has product MEVEQLKLGNSPAMTFDEVSMERSKSFVKALQELKNLRPQLYSAAEYCEKSYLQNEQKQMVLDNLKDYAVRALVNAVDHLGTVAYKLTDLLEQQTLDVTTMELKVTCLDQRLLTCKTYTEKEGLRQQQLLAIIPRHHKHYILPNSAGKKVHFSPQVKMDSRQHLQARSHLYPSGTPAAKTLSWHLATETKSTLKGTSRTFMSPEEAKGSEKTSAAFNLLADEENTRKKSYVARPQSPNVGPASSLAMQRLGVTRQGTLEGSKPLTPYRSFDNPRREIIRAPNRSRSMLSAFFAKHKTTKLKTSAVS; this is encoded by the exons ATGGAAGTAGAACAATTGAAGCTTGGAAATTCTCCGGCAATGACGTTTGATGAAGTGTCAATGGAGCGAAGCAAGAGTTTCGTTAAGGCATTACAG GAACTCAAGAACTTGAGGCCTCAACTCTATTCTGCTGCAGAATATTGTGAAAAGTCTTATCTTCAAAACGAGCAGAAACAAAT GGTTCTTGATAACCTGAAAGACTATGCTGTAAGAGCTCTTGTCAATGCTGTCGACCACCTGGGAACTGTTGCTTATAAGTTAACCGACTTGCTTGAGCAACAAACATTGGATGTCACAACCATGGAGCTAAAGGTCACTTGTCTTGATCAG CGACTTCTGACATGCAAAACATACACTGAGAAAGAAGGCCTCAGGCAGCAACAGCTATTAGCTATCATCCCAAGGCATCACAAGCATTATATTTTACCAA ATTCTGCTGGTAAGAAGGTGCACTTCAGCCCTCAAGTTAAGATGGATTCGAGGCAACATTTACAAGCAAGATCCCACCTTTATCCTTCAG GTACGCCTGCTGCAAAAACTCTTTCTTGGCATCTGGCAACAGAAACCAAATCGACATTGAAAGGGACTTCACGTACTTTTATGAG TCCTGAGGAAGCAAAAGGTTCTGAAAAAACATCTGCCGCGTTCAACTTGTTAG CAGATGAAGAGAATACCCGGAAGAAATCATATGTAGCTCGTCCACAGTCACCCAATGTTGGTCCTGCATCAAGTCTAGCTATGCAAAGATTGGGTGTCACTCGGCAG GGTACCCTGGAGGGTAGCAAACCTCTAACACCATACAGATCATTTGATAATCCAAGACGGGAGATTATCCGTGCACCTAATCGCAGCAGGAGTATGCTCTCAGCTTTCTTTGCCAAGCATAAGACAACTAAGTTGAAGACCAGTGCTGTCTCGTAA
- the LOC129886508 gene encoding uncharacterized protein LOC129886508, protein MATLLPSLEVSSFPAGRLPLRISSYINPRNTQKLAVSRFGNRGARVRVFSYVKDLEESPPLNSENNLGFYAQFSAPVQTSTTSSSTEVNEEEEEEKRNYYLNTGYAIRTIREEFPFLFYKELSFDIYRDDIVFKDPINTFTGIDNYKSIFWALRFHGRMLFRTLWIDIVSVWQPVENMIIVRWTVHGIPRVPWESHGRFDGTSEYKLDKDGKIYEHRVHNIALNAPPKFHVLAVQELIEYISGASTPKPTFFEIFSPTSRNIAPVMKSSWLRRHLGSILASLTRNEEEQSDHQT, encoded by the exons ATGGCCACTCTTTTACCGTCGCTGGAAGTTTCATCATTCCCCGCCGGTCGCCTTCCTCTGAGGATTTCTTCTTACATAAACCCTAGAAATACGCAGAAGCTCGCTGTTTCCAGGTTTGGAAATAGGGGTGCTAGGGTTAGGGTTTTTTCGTATGTGAAGGATTTGGAGGAGTCCCCGCCTTTGAATTCCGAGAATAATTTGGGGTTTTACGCACAGTTCTCTGCTCCTGTGCAGACTAGCACCACGTCTTCATCGACGGAAGTGaacgaggaagaggaggaggagaagcGGAATTACTATCTGAATACGGGTTATGCTATTAGGACAATCCGAGAGGAGTTTCCTTTCCTCTTCTATAAGGAGCTAAGCTTTGATATCTACAG GGATGATATTGTCTTCAAAGATCCAATCAACACGTTTACTGGCATTGATAATTATAAATCAATCTTCTGGGCCCTACGATTCCATGGCAGGATGTTATTTAGGACCTTGTGGATTGACATTGTTAGTGTTTGGCAGCCAGTGGAAAATATGATAATAGTTCGGTGGACTGTTCATGGCATTCCCCGTGTTCCATGGGAGAGCCACGGTCGGTTCGATGGCACTTCAGAGTATAAGCTTGATAAAGATGGGAAGATTTATGAGCACCGGGTTCACAATATTGCTCTGAATGCACCTCCAAAGTTCCATGTACTTGCTGTGCAGGAATTAATCGAATACATTAGCGGTGCCTCAACACCAAAGCCTACTTTCTTTGAAATCTTTTCCCCTACCTCGAGAAACATTGCTCCAGTAATGAAATCTTCATGGCTGAGGCGGCACCTGGGATCAATTCTAGCCTCCTTAACGAGAAATGAAGAGGAACAATCAGACCACCAAACATAG
- the LOC129886506 gene encoding UDP-D-xylose:L-fucose alpha-1,3-D-xylosyltransferase MGP4, which translates to MSSASLHQRPLHNPLTDPNSVSPPSTQTSQKSTSFLQSRTTLLLLLSLVVILGVFYPYIQFPQNGFLSYTSKSNPFESKWRDYSLPKAAAFVAKNNTLIVCIVSEAYLPFLNNWLISIVRQKHHEKVLVIAEDYATLFKVNERWPGHAVIIPPVLESQTAHKFGSQGFFNFTSRRPRHLLQILELGYNVMYNDVDMVWLADPFPYLEGKHDIYFMDDMAAVKPLNHSHGLPPPGKKGRPYICSCMIYARPTNGAKLIMKKWIEEMQIQPWSRAKKSNDQPAFNWALNKTVEQVDMYLLPQSGFPTGGLYFRNKTWVKETKGMHVIIHNNYIIGFEKKTKRFRDYGLWLVDDYSSESPLGRLD; encoded by the exons ATGTCATCAGCATCTTTACACCAAAGACCTCTTCACAATCCTCTCACAGACCCAAATTCAGTATCCCCACCATCTACTCAAACTTCCCAAAAATCCACTTCATTTCTTCAAAGTCGTACTACCCTTTTGCTCCTTCTTTCTCTTGTGGTAATTCTCGGAGTTTTCTATCCATATATTCAGTTTCCTCAAAATGGGTTTCTCTCCTACACTTCAAAATCCAATCCTTTTGAATCCAAGTGGCGTGACTATTCCTTGCCTAAAGCTGCAGCCTTTGTAGCCAAGAATAATACCCTTATAGTCTGTATTGTTAGTGAAGCTTACTTACCCTTCTTGAATAACTGGTTGATTAGCATTGTGAGGCAAAAACATCATGAGAAAGTGCTTGTCATTGCTGAGGACTATGCTACTTTGTTTAAGGTTAATGAAAGGTGGCCTGGTCATGCTGTGATCATTCCTCCTGTTTTGGAGTCCCAGACTGCTCATAAGTTTGGATCTCAG GGATTCTTCAATTTTACGTCCAGAAGGCCTCGGCATCTTCTGCAAATTTTGGAGCTTGGTTATAATGTCATGTACAACGATGTTGATATGGTTTGGTTAGCAGATCCATTTCCATATTTGGAAGGAAAGCATGATATATACTTCATGGATGACATGGCTGCG GTAAAACCTCTGAATCACTCTCATGGTTTGCCACCTCCAGGGAAGAAGGGTCGGCCTTACATCTGTAGCTGCATGATCTATGCGCGACCCACCAATGGAGCAAAACTAATTATGAAAAAGTGGATTGAGGAAATGCAGATTCAACCATGGTCCAGAGCAAAGAAATCTAATGACCAGCCTGCTTTCAACTGGGCATTGAACAAAACTGTTGAACAG GTTGACATGTATCTGCTTCCTCAGTCAGGATTCCCAACGGGTGGTCTATACTTTAGAAACAAGACTTGGGTGAAGGAAACCAAGGGAATGCATGTTATTATTCATAATAACTATATTATTGGTTTTGAGAAGAAGACAAAACGTTTCCGTGATTATGGTCTCTGGTTGGTGGATGATTATAGCTCTGAATCACCACTTGGCAGATTAGACTAG
- the LOC129886505 gene encoding probable glucan 1,3-alpha-glucosidase, whose product MRAPPLLYPLLLLLLLVTSAFSWKKEEFRNCNQTPFCKSARSRKPGSCNLRVADVSISDGDLIAKLVPKEENPESEQPNKPLVLTLSVYQDGVMRVKIDEDQNLNPPKKRFEVPEVIEEDFLNTKLWLTRVKEEQIDGDSSFSSVFYLSDGYEGVLRHDPFEVFARENGSGKRLLSINSNGLFEFEQLREKKEGDDWEERFRSHTDTRPYGPQSISFDVSFYGADFVYGIPEHATSLALKSTRGPNVDEYSEPYRLFNLDVFEYLHESPFGLYGSIPFMISHGKTRGSTGFFWLNAAEMQIDVLGSGWNSNESSKIMLPSDKHRIDTLWMSESGVVDTFFFIGPGPKDVVRQYTSVTGRPSMPQLFATAYHQCRWNYRDEEDVYNVDSKFDEHDIPYDVLWLDIEHTDGKKYFTWDRVLFPNPEEMQKKLAAKGRHMVTIVDPHIKRDESYHIHKEASEKGYYVKDATGKDYDGWCWPGSSSYTDLLNPEIRSWWSDKFSLDSYVGSTKYLYIWNDMNEPSVFNGPEVTMPRDALHHGGVEHRELHNSYGYYFQMATSNGLLKRGDGKDRPFVLARAFFAGSQRYGAIWTGDNTAEWEQLRVSVPMVLTLSISGIVFSGADVGGFFGNPDTELLVRWYQLGAYYPFFRGHAHHDTKRREPWLFGERNTQLMREAIHVRYMYLPYFYTLFREANSSGTPVARPLWMEFPGDEKSFSNDEAFMVGNGLLVQGVYTERAKHVFVYLPGEESWYDLRSAYAYKGGRTHKYEVSEDSIPSFQRAGTIIPRKDRLRRSSTQMENDPYTLVIALNSSQAAEGELYIDDGKSFEFKQGAFIHRRFTFSNGKLISSNAAPSTAGSDLFSSECTVERIMLLGLSTGAKTALIEPGNKKVEIELGPLFIQGNRGSVLTIRKPNVRITDDWSIQIL is encoded by the exons ATGAGAGCTCCACCACTCCTATATCCACTACTTCTCCTCCTCCTATTAGTTACCTCTGCCTTCTCCTGGAAGAAGGAAGAGTTTCGAAACTGCAACCAAACCCCATTTTGCAAAAGCGCTCGTTCCCGAAAACCCGGATCGTGCAATCTGCGGGTCGCCGATGTGTCCATCTCCGATGGAGATCTTATAGCCAAACTTGTCCCCAAAGAAGAAAACCCAGAAAGTGAACAACCCAATAAGCCTTTGGTTCTCACTCTTTCTGTGTACCAAGATGGTGTGATGAGGGTGAAAATTGATGAAGATCAAAATCTGAATCCACCCAAGAAAAGATTTGAAGTTCCTGAGGTGATTGAGGAAGATTTCCTCAACACCAAGCTGTGGTTAACGAGAGTAAAGGAGGAGCAAATCGACGGGGATTCGAGTTTTTCGTCTGTTTTTTACTTGTCTGATGGGTATGAAGGGGTGTTGAGACATGACCCCTTTGAGGTTTTTGCCAGagagaatggaagtgggaagagaTTGTTGTCCATAAATTCAAATGGGTTGTTTGAATTTGAACAGTTGAGGGAGAAGAAAGAAGGAGATGATTGGGAGGAGAGGTTTAGGAGTCACACTGATACCAGGCCTTATGGTCCGCAATCAATTAGTTTTGATGTATCTTTCTACGGTGCAGATTTTGTTTATGGCATTCCTGAACATGCTACTAGTCTTGCTTTGAAATCAACTAGGGGGCCTAATGTGGACGAATATTCTGAGCCTTATAGGTTATTTAATCTTGATGTGTTTGAGTATCTTCATGAGTCGCCTTTTGGGCTTTATGGTTCAATTCCTTTCATGATTTCGCATGGGAAAACCAGGGGTAGTACGGGTTTTTTCTGGTTGAATGCTGCGGAAATGCAAATTGATGTATTGGGATCTGGTTGGAATTCCAATGAGTCTTCAAAGATAATGTTGCCCTCGGACAAGCACAGGATTGATACTTTATGGATGAGTGAGTCTGGTGTAGTGGATACATTCTTTTTCATTGGTCCTGGGCCAAAAGATGTGGTTAGGCAATATACTAGTGTAACGGGAAGGCCATCTATGCCACAGTTATTCGCAACTGCATACCATCAATGTAGATGGAATTATAGAGACGAGGAAGATGTTTATAATGTGGATTCAAAATTTGATGAGCATGATATCCCCTATGATGTTTTGTGGCTTGATATTGAGCACACAGATGGGAAGAAATACTTTACTTGGGACAGAGTGTTGTTTCCTAACCCGGAAGAAATGCAGAAGAAGTTAGCTGCAAAGGGTAGACACATGGTTACCATTGTGGATCCTCATATCAAGAGGGATGAGTCCTACCATATACACAAGGAGGCCTCAGAAAAGGGATACTATGTTAAGGATGCTACTGGTAAGGATTATGATGGATGGTGCTGGCCTGGTTCCTCATCATATACCGACTTGCTGAATCCCGAGATTAGGTCATGGTGGAGTGACAAATTTTCACTTGATAGCTATGTTGGCTCAACAAAGTATTTGTACATCTGGAATGACATGAATGAACCTTCCGTCTTCAATGGACCAGAG GTAACAATGCCAAGAGATGCTTTACATCATGGAGGAGTAGAGCACAGGGAGTTGCACAATTCATATGGTTACTATTTTCAGATGGCCACATCCAATGGGCTTCTAAAGCGCGGAGATGGAAAAGATAGGCCTTTTGTTTTGGCAAGGGCCTTCTTTGCCGGAAGTCAAAGATATGGAGCAATTTGGACTGGAGATAATACAGCAGAATGGGAACAATTGAGGGTTTCAGTCCCCATGGTGTTAACTCTTAGCATCTCTGGAATAGTATTTTCTG GTGCAGATGTTGGTGGATTTTTTGGTAATCCTGATACTGAGTTGTTGGTTCGCTGGTATCAATTAGGTGCATATTATCCCTTTTTCCGGGGGCATGCACACCATGACACTAAAAGACGGGAACCTTGGTTATTTGG AGAAAGAAATACACAATTGATGAGGGAAGCGATCCATGTCCGTTACATGTATCTTCCTTATTTCTACACTCTATTTAGAGAAGCAAATTCTAGTGGTACTCCAGTTGCTCGTCCGCTTTGGATGGAGTTCCCTGGAGACGAAAAATCTTTTAGCAATGATGAGGCTTTCATGGTTGGGAATGGTCTTCTGGTGCAAGGAGTTTATACAGAG AGAGCAAAACATGTTTTTGTATATCTACCAGGGGAGGAATCCTGGTATGATTTAAGAAGTGCATATGCATACAAAGGAGGTCGTACACACAAGTATGAGGTTTCAGAAGATAGTATTCCTTCTTTTCAAAGGGCCGGAACTATCATACCAAGGAAAGATCGTTTACGTCGGAGCTCGACGCAGATGGAAAATGATCCTTATACTCTG GTTATAGCTCTTAATAGTTCCCAGGCAGCTGAAGGTGAGCTTTATATCGATGATGGGAAGAGCTTTGAGTTCAAACAAGGTGCCTTTATACATCGGCGTTTCACATTCTCAAATGGGAAGCTTATATCTTCAAATGCAGCCCCTTCTACAGCTGGCAGTGACTTATTTTCTTCCGAGTGCACTGTAGAGAGGATAATGTTGTTAGGATTGTCCACTGGAGCTAAAACAGCCCTTATTGAACCAGGAAATAAGAAAGTGGAAATTGAGCTTGGGCCACTCTTCATTCAAGGAAATAGAGGATCTGTCCTCACCATCCGCAAGCCTAATGTGCGTATTACAGATGATTGGTCGATTCAAATTTTGTAA
- the LOC129886507 gene encoding protein ABIL1 isoform X2, translating into MEVEQLKLGNSPAMTFDEVSMERSKSFVKALQELKNLRPQLYSAAEYCEKSYLQNEQKQMVLDNLKDYAVRALVNAVDHLGTVAYKLTDLLEQQTLDVTTMELKVTCLDQRLLTCKTYTEKEGLRQQQLLAIIPRHHKHYILPNSAGKKVHFSPQVKMDSRQHLQARSHLYPSGTPAAKTLSWHLATETKSTLKGTSRTFMSPEEAKGSEKTSAAFNLLDEENTRKKSYVARPQSPNVGPASSLAMQRLGVTRQGTLEGSKPLTPYRSFDNPRREIIRAPNRSRSMLSAFFAKHKTTKLKTSAVS; encoded by the exons ATGGAAGTAGAACAATTGAAGCTTGGAAATTCTCCGGCAATGACGTTTGATGAAGTGTCAATGGAGCGAAGCAAGAGTTTCGTTAAGGCATTACAG GAACTCAAGAACTTGAGGCCTCAACTCTATTCTGCTGCAGAATATTGTGAAAAGTCTTATCTTCAAAACGAGCAGAAACAAAT GGTTCTTGATAACCTGAAAGACTATGCTGTAAGAGCTCTTGTCAATGCTGTCGACCACCTGGGAACTGTTGCTTATAAGTTAACCGACTTGCTTGAGCAACAAACATTGGATGTCACAACCATGGAGCTAAAGGTCACTTGTCTTGATCAG CGACTTCTGACATGCAAAACATACACTGAGAAAGAAGGCCTCAGGCAGCAACAGCTATTAGCTATCATCCCAAGGCATCACAAGCATTATATTTTACCAA ATTCTGCTGGTAAGAAGGTGCACTTCAGCCCTCAAGTTAAGATGGATTCGAGGCAACATTTACAAGCAAGATCCCACCTTTATCCTTCAG GTACGCCTGCTGCAAAAACTCTTTCTTGGCATCTGGCAACAGAAACCAAATCGACATTGAAAGGGACTTCACGTACTTTTATGAG TCCTGAGGAAGCAAAAGGTTCTGAAAAAACATCTGCCGCGTTCAACTTGTTAG ATGAAGAGAATACCCGGAAGAAATCATATGTAGCTCGTCCACAGTCACCCAATGTTGGTCCTGCATCAAGTCTAGCTATGCAAAGATTGGGTGTCACTCGGCAG GGTACCCTGGAGGGTAGCAAACCTCTAACACCATACAGATCATTTGATAATCCAAGACGGGAGATTATCCGTGCACCTAATCGCAGCAGGAGTATGCTCTCAGCTTTCTTTGCCAAGCATAAGACAACTAAGTTGAAGACCAGTGCTGTCTCGTAA